The proteins below come from a single Oncorhynchus keta strain PuntledgeMale-10-30-2019 chromosome 32, Oket_V2, whole genome shotgun sequence genomic window:
- the LOC118364655 gene encoding myosin-9-like isoform X1, which produces MATDADKFLYVDRNMVNNPLAQADWATKKLVWVPSERLGFEAGSVKEERGEECLVELADSGKKVKVNKDDIQKMNPPKFSKVEDMAELTCLNEASVLHNLKERYYSGLIYTYSGLFCVVINPYKNLPIYSEEIVDMYKGKKRHEMPPHIYAITDTAYRSMMQDREDQSILCTGESGAGKTENTKKVIQYLAHVASSHKTKKDQTSSFLSHGELEKQLLQANPILEAFGNGKTVKNDNSSRFGKFIRINFDVNGYIVGANIETYLLEKSRAIRQAKDERTFHVFYYMLTGAGDKLRSELCLEGYNNYRFLVNGNVTIPGQQDKDLFTETLEAFRIMGIPEDEQIGLLKVVSSVLQLGNMSFKKERHSDQASMPDDTAAQKVCHLMGMSVTDFTRAILSPRIKVGRDYVQKAQTQEQAEFAVEALAKATYERMFRWLVMRINKALDKTKRQGASFIGILDIAGFEIFELNSFEQLCINYTNEKLQQLFNHTMFILEQEEYQREGIEWSFIDFGLDLQPCIDLIEKPASPPGILALLDEECWFPKATDKSFVEKVLQEQGTHSKFHKPKKLKDEADFCIIHYAGKVDYKADEWLMKNMDPLNDNVATLLNQSTDKFVSELWKDVDRIVGLDKVAGMSEMPGAFKTRKGMFRTVGQLYKEQLSKLMATLRNTNPNFVRCIIPNHEKKAGKLDPHLVLDQLRCNGVLEGIRICRQGFPNRIVFQEFRQRYEILTPNSIPKGFMDGKQACVLMIKSLELDPNLFRIGQSKVFFRAGVLAHLEEERDMKITDVIISFQAWCRGYVARKAFARRQQQLTAMKVIQRNCSAYLKLRNWQWWRLFTKVKPLLQVSRQEEEMQAKDDELSKVKERQEYAEIQLQEMEVKQHQLSAEKQALQEQLQAETELCAEAEEMRARLAAKKQELEEILHDLEARVEEEEERATHLQTEKKKMQQNITDLEQQLDEEEAARQRLQLEKVTTDSKLKKIEEDVMVLEDQNNKLMKEKKLMEERISEFTSNLTEEEEKSKSLQKLKNKHEAMITDLEDRLRREEKGRQELEKNRRKLEGDSTDLLDQIAELQAQIAELRAQLAKKEEELQAALARIEEEAAQKNLAQKKIREMEAQLSELQEDLELERAARTKAEKNRRDLGEELEALKTELEDTLDSTAAQQELRTKRETEVNQLKKVLEDEGKVHEQQVVEMRLKHSQAFDELNEQLEQAKRNKVSVDKTKQALESERNELAIELQTLMQGKGDSEHRRKKAEGQVQELQVKHGESERQRIELAERVAKMQAELETVNGLLSEVEGKSIKASKDCSSVESQLQDVQELLQEETRQKLSMGTRLRQLEDEQNTLREQLEEEEEGKRNVEKQLLTVQAQLAEIKKKSEQEAGCLENAEEGKKRLQRDLEGLGQRMEEKCSAFEKLDKTKTRLQQELDDMVVDQDHLRQIVTNLEKKQKKFDQMLAEEKTISCRYAEERDKAEAEAREKETRTLALTRELESLRDMKDEMDRANKLLRAEMEDLVSSKDDVGKSVHELEKSKRGMDQQLEEMRTQLEELEDELQATEDAKLRLEVNMQAMKAQYERDLAGRDEMGEEKKRQLVKQVREMELELEDERKQRSVAVAARKKLELDLKELEAAIDMANKNRDEALKQLKKLQAQMKELLRELEDTRMSRDEIMAQAKENEKKLKSMEADMIQMTEELASAERVKRQAQQERDELQDEINNQAAKNALIAEEKRRLEARIAQLEEELEEEQCNTELVNDRLKRALLQTDQMTVELTAERSTSQRLEGARSQLERQNKELKLKLQELEGTVKSKYKATIAALEAKIAQLEEQVDIETRERQQASKLVRRTEKKLKEVVLAVDDERRNTEQYKDQSDKLNSRMKQLKRQLEESEEEAQRANANRRKLQRELEDATESADAMNREVSTLKSKLRRGDLPFTMRRIVSRAGIESDEESEPKSETPEPKPE; this is translated from the exons ATGGCGACGGACGCAGATAAGTTCCTGTACGTGGACCGCAACATGGTCAACAACCCTCTGGCCCAGGCAGACTGGGCCACCAAGAAGCTGGTGTGGGTGCCGTCGGAGCGGCTGGGCTTCGAGGCGGGATCTGTGAAGGAGGAGCGAGGTGAAGAGTGCCTGGTGGAGCTGGCAGACTCTGGCAAGAAGGTGAAAGTCAACAAGGACGACATCCAGAAGATGAACCCGCCTAAGTTCAGCAAGGTGGAAGACATGGCCGAGCTCACCTGCCTGAACGAGGCCTCGGTGCTGCACAACCTCAAGGAGAGATATTACTCTGGCCTCATCTAC ACATACTCTGGGCTCTTCTGTGTGGTTATAAACCCCTATAAGAATCTGCCCATCTACTCAGAAGAGATTGTGGATATGTACAAGGGCAAGAAGAGGCATGAAATGCCCCCCCATATTTATGCCATCACTGACACGGCCTACAGGAGCATGATGCAGG ACCGTGAAGACCAGTCCATTCTTTGCAC AGGAGAGTCTGGTGCTGGGAAGACGGAGAACACCAAGAAGGTCATTCAGTATCTGGCCCATGTGGCCTCTTCCCACAAGACCAAGAAAGACCAG ACCAGCTCGTTCCTGTCACAT GGGGAGCTGGAGAAGCAGCTGCTGCAAGCTAACCCCATCCTGGAGGCCTTTGGAAACGGAAAGACTGTCAAGAACGACAACTCATCTCGATTC ggaaaATTCATCAGGATTAACTTCGATGTCAACGGATACATTGTGGGGGCCAACATTGAAACCT ACCTGCTGGAGAAGTCCCGTGCCATCCGCCAGGCCAAAGACGAGAGGACCTTCCATGTCTTCTATTACATGCTCACTGGTGCTGGAGACAAACTGCGCT CCGAGCTGTGTCTGGAGGGCTACAACAACTACCGCTTCCTGGTCAATGGAAACGTGACCATCCCTGGCCAGCAGGATAAGGACCTGTTCACAGAGACCCTGGAGGCCTTTAGGATCATGGGCATTCCAGAGGATGAGCAGATTG GTCTGCTGAAGGTGGTGTCTTCTGTGCTCCAGCTGGGCAACATGAGCTTTAAGAAGGAGCGCCATTCAGACCAGGCCTCCATGCCTGATGACACAG CTGCTCAGAAGGTGTGTCACCTGATGGGCATGAGCGTGACAGACTTCACCCGTGCCATCCTGTCCCCTCGTATCAAGGTGGGCAGGGACTACGTGCAGAAGGCCCAGACCCAGGAACAGGCTGAGTTTGCAGTGGAGGCCCTGGCCAAGGCCACCTACGAGAGGATGTTCCGCTGGCTGGTGATGAGGATCAACAAGGCCCTGGACAAGACCAAGAGACAGGGAGCCTCCTTCATCGGCATCCTGGACATCGCTGGCTTTGAGATCTTTGAG CTGAACTCATTTGAGCAGCTGTGCATCAACTACACCAACGAGAAGCTGCAGCAGCTGTTCAACCACACCATGTTCATCCTGGAGCAGGAGGAGTACCAGAGGGAGGGCATCGAGTGGAGCTTCATCGACTTCGGCCTGGACCTGCAGCCCTGCATCGACCTGATTGAGAAGCCT GCTAGCCCCCCTGGTATCCTGGCCCTTTTGGATGAGGAGTGCTGGTTCCCCAAAGCCACTGACAAGAGCTTTGTGGAGAAGGTCCTGCAGGAGCAGGGCACCCACTCAAAGTTCCACAAGCCCAAGAAACTGAAAGATGAGGCTGACTTCTGCATCATTCACTACGCCGGGAAG GTGGACTACAAGGCTGACGAGTGGCTGATGAAGAACATGGACCCTCTGAACGACAACGTGGCCACGCTGCTCAACCAGTCCACTGACAAGTTTGTGTCTGAACTGTGGAAGGATG TGGATCGTATTGTGGGCCTGGATAAGGTTGCAGGGATGTCTGAGATGCCTGGTGCCTTTAAGACCCGTAAAGGCATGTTCCGCACGGTGGGCCAGCTTTACAAGGAGCAGCTGTCCAAGCTCATGGCCACTCTGAGGAACACCAACCCCAACTTCGTCCGCTGCATCATCCCCAACCACGAGAAGAAG GCTGGTAAGCTAGACCCCCACCTGGTTCTGGACCAGCTGAGGTGTAATGGTGTTCTGGAGGGGATCCGTATCTGCAGACAGGGCTTCCCCAACCGTATCGTCTTCCAGGAGTTCAGACAGAG GTATGAGATCCTCACACCCAACTCCATCCCCAAGGGCTTCATGGATGGCAAACAGGCCTGTGTGCTCATG ATCAAAAGCCTGGAGCTGGATCCCAACCTGTTCAGGATTGGTCAGAGTAAGGTGTTCTTCAGGGCTGGAGTGCTGGCtcacctggaggaggagagagacatgaagatcaCGGACGTCATCATCAGCTTCCAGGCCTGGTGCAGAGGCTACGTGGCCCGCAA GGCCTTTGCCAGGAGACAGCAGCAGCTGACCGCCATGAAGGTGATCCAGAGGAACTGTTCTGCCTACCTCAAACTCAGGAACTGGCAGTGGTGGAGACTCTTCACCAAG GTGAAGCCCCTGCTGCAGGTGAGcaggcaggaggaggagatgcAGGCCAAGGATGATGAGTTGAGCAAGGTGAAGGAGAGGCAGGAGTATGCTGAGATACAGCTGCAGGAGATGGAGGTCAAACAGCACCAG ttGAGTGCTGAGAAGCAGGCCCTGCAGGAGCAGCTGCAGGCTGAGACAGAGTTGTGTGCCGAGGCTGAGGAGATGAGAGCCCGTCTGGCCGCTAAGAAGCAGGAGCTGGAGGAGATCCTTCATGACCTGGAGGccagagtggaggaagaggaggagagagccaCACATCTGCAGACCGAGAAGAAGAAGATGCAGCAGAACATCACg gacctgGAGCAGCAGTTGGATGAGGAGGAGGCTGCTAGGCAGCGGCTGCAGCTGGAGAAGGTGACCACAGACTCCAAGCTGAAGAAGATTGAGGAGGACGTCATGGTTCTTGAAGACCAGAACAACAAACTCATGAAG GAGAAAAAGCTAATGGAGGAGCGTATCTCTGAGTTCACCTCTAACctgactgaggaggaggagaagtccAAGAGCCTTCAGAAACTCAAGAACAAACACGAGGCTATGATCACTGACCTAGAGG ACCGCCTGCGCAGGGAGGAGAAGGGCCGTCAGGAGCTGGAGAAGAACCGGCGTAAGCTGGAGGGAGATTCTACTGATCTCCTTGACCAGATAGCTGAGCTGCAGGCCCAGATCGCTGAGCTCCGTGCCCAGCTGGCCAAGAAGGAGGAGGAGCTGCAGGCAGCCCTGGCCAG GATTGAGGAGGAGGCAGCCCAGAAGAACTTGGCCCAAAAGAAGATCCGGGAGATGGAAGCCCAGCTATCTGAGCTGCAGGAGGACCTGGAGCTAGAGAGGGCCGCACGCACCAAGGCTGAGAAGAACCGCAGGGACctgggagaggagctggaggcCCTCAAGACTGAGCTGGAGGACACACTGGACTCCACCGCTGCCCAGCAAGAGCTCAG GACAAAGCGTGAGACTGAGGTGAACCAGCTGAAGAAGGTTCTAGAGGATGAAGGCAAGGTCCACGAGCAGCAGGTGGTGGAGATGAGACTGAAACATAGCCAGGCCTTCGATGAGCTCAACGAGCAACTGGAGCAGGccaagaga AACAAGGTGTCGGTGGATAAGACTAAGCAGGCCCTGGAGAGTGAGCGTAACGAGCTGGCCATTGAGCTGCAGACCCTGATGCAGGGGAAGGGGGACTCTGAGCACCGCAGGAAGAAGGCTGAGGGCCAGGTCCAAGAGCTACAGGTCAAACACGGAGAGAGCGAGCGCCAGAGGATTGAGCTGGCAGAGAGAGTGGCCAAGATGCAG GCCGAGTTGGAGACTGTCAATGGCTTGCTCAGTGAGGTGGAGGGTAAATCCATCAAAGCGTCCAAGGACTGCTCTTCTGTGGAGTCTCAGCTGCAGGATGTGCAG GAGCTGCTCCAGGAGGAGACTCGTCAGAAGCTGTCCATGGGCACTCGTCTGCGTCAGCTGGAGGATGAACAGAACACTCTGAGAGaacagctggaggaggaggaggagggcaagagGAATGTGGAGAAGCAGCTGCTCACCGTGCAGGCTCAG CTGGCAGAGATTAAGAAGAAGTCTGAGCAGGAAGCAGGCTGTCTGGAAAATGcggaggaggggaagaagaggcTGCAGAGGGACCTGGAGGGGCTTGGCCAGCGGATGGAGGAGAAGTGCAGTGCCTTTGAGAAACTGGACAAGACCAAGACTCGTCTGCAACAGGAGCTGGACGACATGGTGGTGGACCAGGACCACCTCAGACAGATCGTAACCAACCtggagaagaagcagaagaagttTGACCAG ATGCTGGCTGAGGAGAAGACCATCTCATGCCGCTATGCTGAGGAGAGGGACAAGGCTGAGGCTGAGGCCAGGGAAAAGGAGACCCGGACCCTGGCTCTGACCCGCGAGCTGGAATCCCTCCGTGACATGAAGGATGAGATGGACCGTGCCAACAAGCTGCTCCGTGCTGAGATGGAGGACCTGGTCTCCTCCAAGGACGACGTTGGCAAGAGT GTACACGAGCTGGAGAAGTCCAAGCGTGGCATGGATCAGCAGCTGGAGGAGATGAGAACTCagctggaggagctggaggacGAGCTGCAGGCCACGGAGGACGCCAAGCTGCGTCTGGAGGTCAACATGCAGGCCATGAAGGCCCAGTACGAGAGAGACCTGGCAGGACGAGATGAGATGGGcgaggagaagaagagacaacTGGTCAAACAG GTGCGGGAGATGGAGTTGGAGTTGGAGGATGAGAGGAAGCAGCGCTCTGTTGCCGTGGCAGCCCGTAAGAAGCTGGAGCTGGACCTGAAGGAGCTGGAGGCAGCCATCGACATGGCCAACAAGAACCGTGATGAGGCCCTCAAACAGCTTAAGAAGCTCCAG gcCCAGATGAAGGAGCTGCTGAGGGAGCTGGAGGACACTCGTATGTCCAGAGATGAGATCATGGCCCAGGCCAAGGAGAACGAGAAGAAGCTCAAGAGCATGGAGGCTGACATGATCCAGATGACAGAG GAGCTGGCTTCTGCAGAGCGTGTAAAGAGACAGGCCCAGCAAGAGAGAGACGAGCTGCAGGATGAGATCAACAACCAGGCTGCCAAGAA TGCTCTGATTGCAGAGGAGAAAAGGAGACTGGAGGCTCGTATCGCACAGctggaggaggagctggaggaggagcAGTGTAACACTGAGCTGGTCAACGATAGGCTGAAGAGAGCTCTGCTGCAG ACTGACCAGATGACTGTGGAGCTGACGGCAGAGCGCAGTACCTCCCAGCGCCTGGAGGGGGCCCGCTCCCAGCTGGAGCGCCAGAACAAGGAGCTGAAGCTGAAGCTGCAGGAGCTGGAAGGAACTGTCAAGTCCAAGTACAAGGCCACTATTGCCGCCCTGGAGGCCAAGATCGCCCAGCTGGAGGAGCAGGTGGACATCGAGACCAG GGAGAGGCAGCAGGCGTCCAAGCTGGTGCGCCGCACAGAGAAGAAGCTAAAGGAGGTCGTCCTCGCGGTGGACGACGAGAGACGCAACACAGAGCAGTACAAAGACCAG tCGGACAAGCTGAACTCTCGTATGAAGCAGCTGAAGAGGCAGCTTGAGGAGTCTGAGGAGGAGGCCCAGAGAGCCAACGCCAACCGCAGGAAACTGCAAAGGGAGCTGGAGGACGCCACAGAGTCAGCCGATGCCATGAACCGCGAGGTCAGCACCCTCAAGAGCAAGCTCAG GCGTGGGGACCTCCCCTTCACCATGCGCCGCATTGTCAGCCGCGCAGGCATTGAGAGTGACGAGGAGAGCGAGCCCAAGAGCGAGACACCTGAGCCCAAGCCTGAATGA